A single genomic interval of Kogia breviceps isolate mKogBre1 chromosome 6, mKogBre1 haplotype 1, whole genome shotgun sequence harbors:
- the LOC131758705 gene encoding LOW QUALITY PROTEIN: polyglutamylase complex subunit TTLL1-like (The sequence of the model RefSeq protein was modified relative to this genomic sequence to represent the inferred CDS: substituted 2 bases at 2 genomic stop codons), whose amino-acid sequence MAGKVKWVTDIEKSVLISNSEKRGWAQVTENEDWNFYWKSKQTIHNVFSVKTGYRLSADQIVNHFPNYXELMQKGLMVKKIKRYRKELEKKGRSPLAEKDESGKHLYLDFVPVTYMLPADYNLFVEFRKSPSSTWIMKPCGKAQGKGIFLINKLSQIKRWSWDSKTSSFMTQSTKEAYVISLYINNPLLIGSRKFDLRLYVLVSTYRPLRYYMHKLGFCCFCTVKYTQSTSELDNMFVHITNVAIQKHGEDYDHIHRGTWTVNNLRLYLESTRGKEVTSKLFNEIHWIFMQSLKARAPIMNNNKHCFECYGYDIIIDKLKPRLIEVNASPFLTSSTAKDQILKYNLINGTLNIAVPNFEIPDCKXNKSPPKEVLGNYEILYDKELAQGDKADQGLRSPPGQLLGPRGGRSRDSKRTVLTTWK is encoded by the exons ATGGCAGGAAAAGTGAAATGGGTCACTGATATAGAGAAGTCAGTGCTGATAAGTAACTCTGAAAAGAGAGGATGGGCCCAAGTGACAGAAAACGAGGACTGGAATTTTTACTGGAAGAGCAAGCAAACCATCCACAATGTTTTTAGTGTCAAAACCGGCTACCGGCTCTCAGCTGATCAAATAGTCAACCATTTCCCGAACTACTAGGAACTGATGCAGAAGGGTCTGatggtgaaaaaaatcaagagatacaggaaagagctggagaagaaaggga ggagtccTTTAGCAGAGAAGGACGAAAGTGGGAAACACCTCTACCTGGACTTCGTCCCTGTCACCTACATGCTGCCCGCCGACTACAACCTGTTCGTGGAGTTCAGGAAAAGCCCCTCCAGCACCTGGATCATGAAACCTTGTGGCAAAGCTCAGGGAAAGGGCATCTTTCTGATCAACAAGCTCTCGCAAATCAAAAGGTGGTCCTGGGACAGCAAAACATCTTCGTTCATGACTCAGTCTACCAAGGAAGCCTACGTGATCTCTCTGTACATTAACAACCCGTTACTAATAGGCAGCAGGAAGTTTGACCTGCGCTTGTATGTTCTGGTGTCTACGTACCGCCCACTGCGCTACTACATGCATAAACTTGGATTCTGCtgcttttgcacagtaaaataCACCCAGAGTACCAGCGAGCTGGATAACATGTTTGTTCATATCACCAACGTTGCCATTCAGAAACATGGGGAGGACTACGACCACATCCACAGGGGCACGTGGACCGTCAACAACCTGCGGCTCTACCTGGAGAGCACCCGAGGCAAGGAGGTGACCAGCAAGCTGTTCAATGAAATCCACTGGATCTTCATGCAGTCTCTGAAGGCCAGGGCACCCAtaatgaacaacaacaaacactGCTTTGAGTGCTACGGCTACGACATCATCATCGACAAGCTGAAGCCCCGGCTGATCGAGGTGAACGCGTCCCCATTCCTCACCTCCAGCACTGCCAAGGATCAAATCCTTAAGTATAACCTGATTAATGGCACCCTTAACATCGCGGTCCCTAACTTTGAAATTCCAGACTGTAAATGAAACAAGTCACCCCCAAAGGAAGTCCTTGGCAATTATGAAATTCTATATGACAAGGAGCTGGCACAGGGCGACAAGGCTGACCAAGGGCTGAGAAGTCCACCAGGCCAGTTGCTGGGGCCCAGAGGGGGCCGATCGAGAGACTCCAAGAGGACCGTCCTCACAACCTGGAAGTGA